From Pseudomonas sp. LS1212, the proteins below share one genomic window:
- a CDS encoding dermonecrotic toxin domain-containing protein, whose product MNSSTFPLSQLALGASLCGSAGQAFALRPSLQSTAWQMVIEQWRERKIAEHLDPLQLTLVRPFSATPSDGCRLTSLAQALIERFCQGATLNLSAGQDFLTLEGGAEYPQAVDVDLHALEELLNESGPLLIEQYKQQLATFWSDGPANDSGRWQWFAEHLRGQLQAAGELAYRAGELDMLEAATAHVVALYPSAEQRRHASNLANIRVFVLNMDLMASQRLDPELSSAVLIERHITEQQRDVVLLFTLAGGVSRFDSRQALVSALANAWTAKQQLSTFELNLYEPSNSIFEAQALMLFEQQLRLIDAAAAAPSVPLDLVAQVDQATSMLDICSLSERQKLLQIQNLMPQWLLGASSENSRLYTDGLLKLAMLQNQPDTASFLEGIPLISDYASQALQAAIAQDHPQAEPLDVGTIEIVNGKVTAAAVATGGQIATQGTVENIVFTLPQLALENLNALRAGSITLRRRDGQPLPGWLTEDYVKTLITRLDIGRVYPDLLQRNLLDDPAQALRREKVFAAQLRLQLPLLALEKHLQGIEGISAQGVRMVSSLFMSPTQGPPISDQSVLRPLAFKRQPDAVADVARNVYLIEPRDTHQGPCILYRPLHRQSLREFGSRQALFEALSEPGVLQNDLLDSLEEGVRPVYARGGFLQPHTVRFGLGAEFAPIRIPPPAQLDTAQVQGDLLHAIYTCSARELVARAQAQSVSNSENRWISYKELGWLMFNMLLPLFSGPVATSGWMLQLFDQLQSTLQSSRGDEASATNDLAELLFNLTLIMFIINAESDLPKIGQARPSQPQTAHVPKGVQVIEQPITSPSGLALANLNFSWANPRNHLSAAQRVVLNRFKVERPAAELGQPVLHGSLQGLYLHEQQLWTVIDDAVYRVGFDGAAVRVVDSNDPEHPGPWLKRSGNGLWQFDLDLKLRGGMPLGRRIAEMRQANQQRVQNLEAALQAYLPQRLEMTLSIRRELDEIVAQGNDPAADLMARFGSDLRAHYAAMTQAHENYKALNALKSQADFKKVHARYLADRASALVQLNYALRCDYLDVKKEIKTLASPEGEDRIRELVTNPGNDQYKRFFEAFERARGMVDELIVRFETMLALTRELRQTPPLGADLAAKVEALQHREPPLKAWRSTEIHLYGALLLHGTGGRSAPALVSVIESARLGLQMEVALEQNPEFTERERVQILDSSLRRLTIAQEGLENYKRFAQDAKSRPLYQHLAQVLAKIRSETEAELARHIRGLPQHSSSVLPANRTQTLIKTRNRGMVIGQRRGRAESGQGDMVVVVDPIEGQDLARFEENPSDSVWEPVAQAPRTIAADTSLSLKALLERSIRLLTDADQQIQTARAQARTANIPVEMEEILTLQARPLDEMVQQIEGALTRTNATDKATPGGDAALQAKALTDKAAEMREEGRRLRIAIIKAQPPTASRIDYLKGQGEVTIASVAERTATARQKGKPQDYLQEYVIKDKAGKPLWYAHFHYPAIDAQAMNFTAAHLKTVAQRFDGGQQVQGRDNRTVISVYRSQIDTAQARALFIEPAS is encoded by the coding sequence ATGAATTCATCTACTTTTCCGCTCAGCCAGCTGGCCCTCGGCGCATCACTGTGTGGCAGCGCAGGGCAGGCGTTTGCCTTGCGCCCCTCGTTGCAATCGACCGCCTGGCAGATGGTCATCGAGCAATGGCGCGAGCGCAAAATCGCCGAGCACCTCGATCCCTTGCAGTTGACGCTGGTCCGGCCGTTTTCGGCCACGCCCAGCGACGGCTGCCGCCTGACCAGCCTGGCGCAGGCCCTGATCGAGCGATTCTGTCAGGGCGCGACGCTCAATCTCAGCGCCGGGCAGGATTTCCTGACACTTGAGGGCGGTGCCGAATATCCTCAGGCGGTAGACGTCGACCTGCATGCCCTGGAGGAACTACTCAACGAATCCGGCCCATTGTTGATCGAGCAGTACAAGCAGCAACTGGCGACGTTCTGGTCCGATGGCCCAGCCAATGACAGTGGCCGCTGGCAGTGGTTTGCCGAGCACTTGCGCGGGCAATTGCAGGCTGCGGGAGAGTTGGCCTACCGAGCCGGCGAACTGGATATGCTGGAGGCGGCGACAGCCCATGTCGTCGCGCTTTACCCCTCTGCCGAGCAACGCCGGCACGCTTCGAATCTGGCGAACATCCGGGTGTTTGTGCTGAACATGGATCTGATGGCCAGCCAGCGGCTGGACCCGGAACTGTCCAGTGCCGTGCTGATCGAGCGACACATAACGGAGCAGCAGCGTGATGTGGTGCTGCTGTTCACCCTGGCCGGTGGCGTGTCTCGCTTCGATTCGCGCCAGGCGCTCGTCAGCGCACTGGCCAATGCCTGGACTGCCAAACAACAGCTCAGCACGTTCGAACTGAATCTGTATGAGCCGAGCAATTCGATATTCGAGGCCCAGGCGCTGATGCTGTTCGAGCAGCAGTTGCGCCTGATCGATGCTGCAGCGGCGGCCCCATCGGTGCCGCTGGATCTGGTGGCGCAGGTCGACCAGGCGACGTCGATGCTTGACATCTGCAGCTTGTCGGAGCGCCAGAAGCTCTTGCAGATCCAGAACTTGATGCCGCAGTGGTTGCTGGGGGCCAGCAGTGAAAACAGCCGGCTTTACACCGATGGGTTGCTGAAGCTGGCAATGCTGCAAAACCAGCCCGACACTGCCTCGTTTCTGGAGGGCATCCCTTTGATTTCCGACTACGCCTCCCAGGCTTTGCAGGCGGCGATAGCGCAGGATCACCCACAGGCAGAGCCACTGGACGTCGGTACGATTGAGATCGTCAACGGCAAGGTGACAGCGGCAGCGGTGGCTACCGGCGGCCAGATAGCCACCCAGGGCACGGTCGAAAACATTGTGTTTACATTGCCGCAATTGGCCCTGGAAAATCTCAATGCGCTGCGGGCCGGCAGTATCACGCTTAGACGCCGCGACGGTCAGCCGCTGCCGGGCTGGCTGACAGAGGACTATGTCAAGACCCTGATCACGCGCCTGGATATCGGCCGGGTGTATCCCGACCTGCTCCAGCGGAACCTGCTCGATGATCCGGCGCAGGCCCTGCGGCGGGAAAAGGTGTTCGCTGCGCAGCTGCGCCTGCAGTTGCCCTTGCTGGCACTGGAAAAACACTTGCAGGGGATTGAGGGCATCAGCGCCCAGGGCGTCAGAATGGTCTCTTCGCTGTTTATGAGTCCCACTCAGGGCCCGCCCATCAGCGATCAGAGCGTCTTGAGGCCGTTGGCCTTCAAACGCCAGCCTGACGCCGTGGCCGATGTGGCCCGCAACGTCTACTTGATCGAACCGCGCGACACCCATCAGGGTCCTTGTATCCTTTACCGGCCCTTGCATCGCCAGTCGTTGCGCGAATTCGGCTCGCGCCAGGCATTGTTCGAAGCGCTCAGCGAACCCGGTGTTTTACAGAACGATCTGCTTGACAGTCTTGAGGAAGGCGTACGGCCGGTGTATGCGCGCGGCGGCTTTCTGCAGCCGCATACCGTGCGCTTCGGCCTGGGCGCGGAGTTCGCGCCCATCCGGATACCACCGCCGGCCCAACTCGATACAGCACAGGTGCAAGGTGACCTGCTGCACGCTATCTATACCTGCAGCGCCCGCGAGCTGGTTGCACGGGCCCAGGCGCAATCGGTGTCCAACAGCGAGAATCGCTGGATATCCTATAAGGAGTTGGGATGGCTGATGTTCAATATGCTGTTGCCGCTGTTCAGTGGGCCGGTCGCAACCTCCGGCTGGATGCTGCAACTGTTTGACCAGTTGCAGAGCACCTTGCAGTCATCTCGGGGCGATGAAGCCTCGGCGACCAATGATCTTGCCGAGCTGCTGTTCAACCTGACGCTGATCATGTTCATCATCAACGCCGAGTCCGACCTGCCGAAGATCGGCCAGGCAAGGCCATCGCAGCCCCAGACCGCACACGTACCCAAAGGGGTCCAGGTTATCGAGCAGCCAATAACCTCACCGTCGGGACTTGCACTGGCGAACCTGAATTTCAGCTGGGCCAACCCGCGCAATCACCTGAGCGCAGCGCAACGCGTGGTCCTGAACCGCTTCAAGGTAGAACGGCCCGCAGCCGAGCTAGGCCAACCGGTGCTCCATGGCAGCTTGCAGGGGCTGTATTTGCACGAGCAACAACTGTGGACGGTCATCGACGATGCGGTGTACCGGGTTGGTTTCGACGGAGCGGCGGTGCGGGTTGTCGACAGCAACGATCCCGAGCATCCGGGGCCCTGGCTCAAGCGCTCGGGCAATGGCCTTTGGCAGTTTGATCTGGACCTGAAGCTGCGCGGCGGCATGCCCCTGGGGCGGCGCATCGCTGAAATGCGCCAGGCCAATCAACAGCGGGTACAGAACCTGGAGGCCGCGTTACAGGCGTATTTGCCACAGCGCCTGGAAATGACGCTGAGCATACGCCGCGAGCTCGATGAGATCGTCGCCCAGGGCAACGACCCCGCCGCCGATCTGATGGCGCGTTTTGGCAGCGATTTGCGCGCGCACTATGCTGCCATGACCCAGGCGCACGAAAACTACAAGGCCTTGAACGCGCTCAAGTCGCAAGCGGACTTCAAGAAAGTCCACGCCCGCTACCTGGCTGATCGGGCAAGCGCTCTGGTCCAACTGAACTATGCATTGCGCTGCGATTACCTGGATGTGAAAAAAGAAATCAAGACGCTTGCCAGCCCAGAAGGCGAGGATCGCATAAGGGAGTTGGTCACCAATCCAGGTAACGATCAGTACAAACGCTTTTTCGAGGCCTTCGAGCGTGCCAGAGGTATGGTCGATGAATTGATTGTCCGGTTCGAAACAATGCTCGCCCTCACCCGGGAGTTGCGCCAGACCCCGCCGCTGGGGGCCGATCTGGCTGCAAAGGTCGAGGCGTTGCAGCACCGCGAACCGCCGCTGAAGGCCTGGCGTTCGACGGAAATTCATCTGTACGGCGCGTTGTTGCTTCATGGCACTGGGGGGCGGTCAGCGCCGGCATTGGTCAGCGTTATCGAATCGGCTCGGCTGGGCCTGCAAATGGAAGTGGCACTGGAGCAGAACCCGGAGTTCACTGAACGTGAGCGCGTGCAAATCCTGGACAGCAGCCTGCGTAGACTCACCATTGCCCAGGAGGGTCTGGAGAACTACAAGCGGTTTGCCCAGGATGCCAAAAGCCGGCCCTTGTATCAGCACCTGGCCCAGGTCCTGGCCAAAATACGCAGCGAAACGGAAGCGGAACTGGCCAGGCATATTCGTGGACTGCCGCAGCACTCCAGTAGCGTGCTACCTGCCAACCGCACGCAAACTCTGATCAAAACCCGCAATCGGGGCATGGTGATCGGCCAGCGGCGCGGTCGGGCCGAAAGCGGCCAGGGCGATATGGTCGTGGTGGTCGATCCGATTGAAGGCCAGGATCTGGCGCGTTTCGAAGAAAACCCCAGTGATTCTGTCTGGGAGCCGGTCGCGCAGGCGCCCAGGACCATCGCCGCCGACACCTCCTTGAGTCTCAAGGCATTGCTCGAGCGCTCCATAAGGCTGCTGACAGACGCCGATCAGCAGATTCAAACGGCGCGAGCGCAGGCACGCACCGCGAACATACCGGTGGAAATGGAGGAAATTTTGACGCTGCAGGCCCGGCCACTGGATGAAATGGTCCAGCAGATCGAGGGAGCGCTGACCCGCACCAACGCTACCGACAAGGCAACTCCCGGGGGCGATGCTGCCCTGCAGGCCAAGGCGCTAACTGACAAGGCCGCGGAAATGCGAGAGGAGGGCCGGCGCCTGCGTATCGCCATCATCAAGGCACAACCGCCCACCGCCAGCCGCATCGACTACCTCAAGGGGCAGGGTGAGGTGACCATCGCCAGCGTCGCCGAGCGCACGGCCACGGCGCGTCAAAAGGGCAAGCCGCAGGATTACCTGCAGGAGTATGTGATCAAGGACAAGGCCGGCAAGCCGCTGTGGTATGCCCACTTTCACTACCCGGC